One Micromonospora craniellae genomic region harbors:
- a CDS encoding phosphotransferase, with protein sequence MRHPTARTPACAPPPQQTILLGRSGGNVDEARQDSVGDWAAFGADLAVFVRDLHRVDLMGASRTGDLSWYRGGALQSCDEWISGCLRDCRGTVGGDLDVVSLERLWRSALALPEPADAPMWLHGDLKPTHLLVRQGSLHAVIDFGSLSVGFPDAEHSTVWDLPAQGRQAYWNAMDLDDATWERARLHHIRSPVG encoded by the coding sequence GTGCGACATCCGACCGCGCGGACACCCGCCTGCGCCCCGCCACCCCAGCAGACCATCCTCCTAGGACGCTCTGGGGGGAATGTCGACGAGGCCCGGCAGGACAGCGTCGGCGACTGGGCCGCCTTCGGGGCGGATCTGGCGGTGTTCGTCCGCGACCTGCACCGGGTGGACCTGATGGGGGCGTCCCGGACGGGTGACCTGAGCTGGTATCGCGGCGGGGCCCTGCAGTCCTGCGACGAGTGGATCAGCGGGTGTCTGCGCGACTGTCGCGGCACGGTCGGCGGCGACCTGGACGTGGTGTCGCTGGAGCGGCTCTGGCGGTCGGCGCTCGCCCTGCCGGAGCCCGCCGACGCCCCGATGTGGCTGCACGGTGACCTGAAGCCTACGCACCTGCTGGTCAGGCAGGGGAGCCTGCACGCTGTCATCGACTTCGGCAGCCTGTCCGTCGGCTTTCCCGACGCGGAGCACTCGACGGTCTGGGACCTGCCGGCCCAGGGGCGTCAGGCGTACTGGAACGCGATGGACCTCGACGACGCGACCTGGGAACGGGCGCGGCTGCACCACATCCGCTCGCCGGTAGGGTAG
- a CDS encoding ATP-binding protein — translation MSEMLRAPAEVKYADELDFLESVDTGPKPYSWRLSPRMVRLFVLGSERADGLDREIPQKWFGDRSFVERSIVTLASDRGLLLIGDPGTGKSWLAELLAAAICRNSTLVVQGTAGTTEDHIKYSWNVSMVIAKGQSRESMIPSPIMTAMEQGVVGRFEELTRSTSDVQDALISILSEKYVSIPELNDDHIVFAQPGFSIIATANSRDRGVNDLSSALKRRFNFVRIPVVTNRRSEAEIVRFRTEELLRRHHVELDVPPTLLDILLQSFADLRAAAASAASDDEKLESALSTAEQIGVLEDAILHSQFFGDRTLRAETLAGSLMGSLARRSPEDLAILNKYLHAVVEPRAKQDGGEWHGFLDGGRQAIAALS, via the coding sequence ATGTCCGAGATGCTGCGTGCCCCTGCCGAGGTCAAGTACGCCGACGAACTCGACTTCCTGGAGTCGGTGGACACCGGTCCGAAGCCGTACTCGTGGCGGCTGAGCCCGCGCATGGTCCGGCTGTTCGTGCTCGGTTCGGAACGCGCCGACGGCCTGGACCGGGAGATCCCGCAGAAGTGGTTCGGTGATCGCAGCTTCGTCGAACGCAGCATCGTGACGCTGGCGTCGGACCGTGGCCTGCTGCTCATCGGTGACCCGGGCACCGGCAAGAGCTGGCTGGCCGAGCTGCTGGCCGCCGCGATCTGCCGCAACTCGACGCTCGTGGTGCAGGGCACCGCCGGCACCACCGAGGACCACATCAAGTACTCGTGGAACGTCTCGATGGTCATCGCCAAGGGTCAGTCGCGCGAGTCGATGATCCCCTCGCCGATCATGACCGCGATGGAGCAGGGCGTGGTCGGCCGTTTCGAGGAGCTGACCCGGTCCACCAGCGACGTGCAGGACGCGCTGATCTCCATCCTGTCCGAGAAGTACGTCTCCATCCCCGAGCTCAACGACGACCACATCGTCTTCGCCCAGCCCGGATTCTCGATCATCGCGACCGCGAACAGCCGGGACCGGGGCGTCAACGACCTGTCGTCGGCGCTGAAACGACGGTTCAACTTCGTCCGGATCCCGGTGGTCACCAACAGGCGCAGCGAGGCGGAGATCGTCCGGTTCCGTACCGAGGAACTGCTGCGCCGGCACCACGTGGAGCTGGACGTGCCGCCCACGCTGTTGGACATCCTGTTGCAGAGCTTCGCCGACCTGCGGGCCGCCGCCGCGTCGGCGGCCAGCGACGACGAGAAGTTGGAGTCGGCGCTGTCCACCGCCGAGCAGATCGGTGTGCTGGAGGACGCGATCCTGCACAGCCAGTTCTTCGGCGACCGGACCCTACGCGCCGAGACGCTGGCCGGGTCACTGATGGGGTCGCTGGCCCGGCGCAGCCCGGAGGACCTGGCCATCCTCAACAAGTACCTGCACGCGGTGGTGGAGCCCCGGGCCAAGCAGGACGGCGGCGAGTGGCACGGCTTCCTCGACGGTGGCCGTCAGGCGATCGCCGCCCTGTCATGA
- a CDS encoding VWA domain-containing protein, whose product MTDSPDDQAAANRRQVLYWRMLGRIFDPDEQPALESASMAVVEDLGLPAALLDPAVSVDTVVQRFPEVADELRGLLADTEAVSTDEDGSHQPGEAEVRRAALVSKLLLNVFATGAGSVTAGQLARWQADAGWFEQALGSAPGELRRQGTGLGAALAGIEGDLVRRMRLREVLADPALASQLTPSMSLIEQLLRDKANLSGVALANAKALIRRFVDEVAEVLRTQVEQTSVGSIDRSVPPKRVYRNLDLDRTIWQNLTNWSPDDERLYVDRLYYRQTARKTTPSRLIVVVDQSGSMVDSMVNCTILASIFAGLPKVDVHLIAYDTRALDLTPWVHDPFEVLLRTKLGGGNDGPVAMAMARPKIVEPRNTVMVWISDFYEFNRSQPLFDGIEAVHRSGVRFIPVGSVSSSGQQSVNPWFRQRFKDLGTPVVSGHIRKLVFELKSFLT is encoded by the coding sequence ATGACCGACTCCCCTGACGACCAGGCCGCCGCCAACCGGCGGCAGGTGCTCTACTGGCGGATGCTGGGCCGGATCTTCGACCCGGACGAGCAGCCCGCGCTGGAGTCGGCGAGCATGGCCGTGGTCGAGGACCTGGGACTGCCGGCCGCCCTGCTGGACCCGGCGGTGTCGGTGGACACCGTGGTGCAGCGTTTCCCCGAGGTGGCCGACGAGTTGCGCGGCCTGCTCGCCGACACCGAGGCTGTGTCGACCGACGAGGACGGGTCGCATCAGCCCGGTGAGGCCGAGGTCCGCCGGGCCGCGCTGGTGTCGAAGTTGCTGCTGAACGTCTTCGCCACCGGGGCGGGGTCGGTCACCGCCGGTCAACTGGCCCGCTGGCAGGCCGACGCCGGCTGGTTCGAGCAGGCGCTCGGCAGCGCCCCCGGCGAGCTGCGCCGGCAGGGCACCGGCCTCGGTGCCGCCCTCGCCGGCATCGAGGGTGACCTGGTCCGGCGGATGCGCCTGCGGGAGGTGCTGGCGGATCCGGCGCTGGCCAGCCAGCTCACGCCCAGCATGTCGCTGATCGAGCAACTGCTGCGGGACAAGGCCAACCTGTCCGGCGTCGCGTTGGCCAACGCCAAGGCGCTGATCCGCCGGTTCGTCGACGAGGTCGCCGAGGTGTTGCGGACCCAGGTGGAGCAGACCAGCGTCGGCAGCATCGACCGGTCGGTGCCGCCGAAACGGGTCTACCGCAACCTCGACCTGGACCGCACCATCTGGCAGAACCTGACCAACTGGAGTCCGGACGACGAGCGCCTCTACGTCGACCGGCTCTACTACCGGCAGACGGCGCGCAAGACCACGCCGTCGCGGCTGATCGTGGTGGTGGACCAGTCCGGGTCGATGGTCGACTCGATGGTCAACTGCACCATCCTGGCGTCGATCTTCGCGGGTCTGCCCAAGGTCGACGTGCACCTGATCGCGTACGACACCCGGGCGCTGGACCTGACCCCGTGGGTGCACGACCCGTTCGAGGTCCTGCTCCGCACCAAACTCGGCGGCGGCAACGACGGGCCGGTGGCGATGGCGATGGCCCGCCCGAAGATCGTCGAGCCGAGGAACACGGTGATGGTGTGGATCTCGGACTTCTACGAGTTCAACCGATCTCAGCCCCTGTTCGACGGCATCGAGGCGGTGCACCGGTCGGGGGTGCGGTTCATCCCGGTCGGCTCGGTCAGCAGCTCCGGTCAGCAGAGCGTCAACCCGTGGTTCCGGCAACGCTTCAAGGACCTGGGCACCCCGGTCGTCTCCGGCCACATCCGCAAACTCGTCTTCGAGCTCAAGAGCTTCCTCACCTAG
- a CDS encoding LLM class flavin-dependent oxidoreductase, whose translation MTADPHRARRAEPDVHAHLFLLAGHRPGGTHAEALAGAHRYGRAAEAAGFDGVWIAEHHFIPYGVCPSAVAFAAHLLGATSRIAVGTAACVLSNRHPVALGEEAVLLHELSGGRFRLGVGRGGPWVDLEVFGTGLDRFRHGFGDSMEVLLRWLSGTPTVAGNARFPFRPVPVVPRPRSRVPLWVAATSPGTVDLAARYGLPLLLGLHADLAEKAELLARHARVARAHGHDPAGIHHASAHLAQVAGTDDAAARAVRAGLPPLLAGTAEYVRLDGVTGGRRDPVRYVEHLIDIHPVGSPRRCREAVARAAALPGVRHLLFMVEAAGGRDLTLDTIHRLAVDVLGLPAPDTVAGAV comes from the coding sequence GTGACTGCTGATCCCCACCGTGCCCGGCGAGCGGAACCGGACGTCCACGCGCACCTGTTCCTGCTCGCCGGGCACCGCCCCGGCGGTACCCACGCCGAGGCGCTCGCCGGCGCCCACCGGTACGGCCGTGCGGCGGAGGCCGCGGGATTCGACGGGGTGTGGATCGCCGAGCACCACTTCATCCCCTATGGTGTCTGCCCCTCGGCGGTCGCCTTCGCCGCGCACCTGCTCGGCGCCACCAGTCGCATCGCGGTCGGCACCGCCGCCTGTGTGTTGTCCAACCGGCATCCGGTGGCGCTCGGCGAGGAGGCGGTGCTGTTGCACGAACTCTCCGGCGGCCGGTTCCGGCTGGGGGTGGGCCGGGGCGGGCCGTGGGTGGACCTCGAGGTCTTCGGCACCGGCCTGGACCGGTTCCGGCACGGCTTCGGCGACTCGATGGAGGTGCTGCTGCGGTGGCTGTCCGGGACGCCGACGGTGGCCGGCAACGCGCGTTTCCCGTTCCGGCCGGTGCCGGTGGTGCCGCGACCGCGTAGCCGGGTGCCGCTCTGGGTGGCCGCCACCTCACCGGGCACCGTCGACCTCGCCGCCCGGTACGGCCTCCCGCTCCTGCTCGGCCTGCACGCCGACCTGGCCGAGAAGGCGGAGCTGTTGGCCCGCCACGCGCGGGTGGCCCGCGCACACGGGCACGATCCCGCCGGCATCCACCATGCCAGCGCCCATCTCGCCCAGGTGGCCGGGACCGACGACGCGGCGGCGCGGGCGGTCCGCGCCGGTCTCCCCCCGCTGCTGGCCGGCACCGCCGAGTACGTCCGCCTGGACGGCGTCACAGGTGGGCGCCGCGATCCGGTGCGCTATGTGGAGCACCTGATCGACATCCATCCGGTCGGCTCGCCCCGCCGCTGCCGGGAGGCCGTCGCCCGGGCGGCGGCGCTGCCGGGCGTACGACATCTGCTGTTCATGGTGGAGGCGGCCGGGGGCCGGGACCTCACCCTCGACACCATCCACCGGCTGGCCGTGGACGTCCTCGGCCTGCCCGCCCCCGATACCGTGGCGGGTGCGGTGTGA
- a CDS encoding family 43 glycosylhydrolase, protein MRNHHRRAFFAAGLIALLTVVGTVVVTPAASAATVQPGVPYVLVNGHSGKALDVYNLATGDGAAINQYTRNDGAWQQWRFLDSGGGWYRVQSVHSGKVLDLPTTADGIQLVQNSDRNDARQQFRLADSAGGHIRLINRNSGKALDVWEWSTADGARVSQYQDLDGANQQWQLVALGASPGTFTNPIKRNGPDPWLQYHNGYYYLATTTWNSTITMRRSATLAGLATATDQVIFNLAGRPNGCCNMWAPEFHLINGRWYFYYTAGQNVADFNPTQRLHVLESAGTDPMGPYTFKADLGSEWALDASVLRVGANLYLMGTYNAGGSYGQSNFIQRLSNPWTLTGSRSRLSSPTLSWERQTHPVNEGPEPLYHNGRVMVVYSASACWGPDYKLGLLTLTGTDPLNPAHWTKHPTPVFQRSDANGVYAPGHNGFFKSPDGTEDWIVYHANDSAGGGCDMNRSTRAQKFTWNADGTPNFGSPARLGVALTAPSGE, encoded by the coding sequence ATGCGTAACCACCACCGACGTGCCTTCTTCGCGGCGGGACTGATAGCCCTGCTCACCGTCGTGGGCACAGTCGTCGTGACACCGGCAGCCTCCGCCGCGACAGTCCAGCCAGGTGTGCCGTACGTCCTGGTCAACGGGCATAGCGGCAAGGCGCTCGACGTCTACAACCTGGCTACCGGCGACGGTGCCGCGATCAACCAGTACACCCGCAACGACGGCGCCTGGCAGCAGTGGCGCTTCCTGGACTCCGGCGGCGGCTGGTACCGCGTGCAGTCGGTGCACAGCGGCAAGGTGCTCGACCTGCCCACCACCGCCGACGGCATCCAACTCGTGCAGAACAGCGACCGCAACGACGCCCGACAGCAGTTCCGGCTCGCCGACTCCGCCGGCGGACACATCCGGCTGATCAACCGCAACAGCGGCAAGGCCCTGGACGTGTGGGAGTGGTCCACCGCCGACGGCGCGCGGGTGTCGCAGTACCAGGACCTCGACGGCGCGAACCAGCAGTGGCAACTCGTCGCCCTCGGCGCGTCGCCGGGGACCTTCACCAACCCGATCAAGCGCAACGGCCCGGACCCGTGGTTGCAGTACCACAACGGCTACTACTACCTGGCCACCACGACCTGGAACTCCACCATCACCATGCGGCGTTCCGCGACGCTCGCCGGGCTGGCCACCGCCACCGACCAGGTGATCTTCAACCTCGCCGGACGGCCCAACGGCTGTTGCAACATGTGGGCGCCGGAGTTCCACCTGATCAACGGCCGCTGGTACTTCTACTACACCGCCGGGCAGAACGTCGCGGACTTCAACCCCACCCAGCGCCTGCACGTGCTGGAGTCCGCCGGCACCGACCCGATGGGTCCGTACACCTTCAAGGCCGACCTCGGCAGCGAATGGGCACTCGACGCCAGCGTGCTGCGGGTCGGCGCCAACCTGTACCTGATGGGTACCTACAACGCCGGTGGCTCCTACGGACAGTCCAACTTCATCCAACGACTGTCGAACCCGTGGACCCTCACCGGCTCCCGGAGCCGACTCAGCTCACCGACGCTGTCCTGGGAGCGGCAGACCCACCCGGTCAACGAGGGACCCGAACCGCTGTACCACAACGGTCGCGTCATGGTCGTCTACTCGGCGTCTGCGTGCTGGGGACCCGACTACAAGCTCGGCCTGCTCACCCTCACCGGCACCGACCCGCTGAATCCGGCGCACTGGACGAAGCACCCCACGCCGGTGTTCCAGCGCAGCGACGCCAACGGCGTCTACGCCCCCGGCCACAACGGCTTCTTCAAGAGCCCGGACGGCACCGAGGACTGGATCGTCTATCACGCCAACGACTCGGCCGGTGGCGGCTGCGACATGAACCGCTCCACCCGCGCGCAGAAGTTCACCTGGAACGCCGACGGAACCCCGAACTTCGGTTCGCCCGCGCGTCTCGGTGTCGCGTTGACCGCGCCGTCAGGCGAGTAG
- a CDS encoding DUF5682 family protein, whose translation MSAPATVGTFSALREQLTDAATAFADGPDALAGILAGMVDDVDRALGERLEIFPVCHHSPASALAMVRRLRRKQPRVIYLELCEDLQPLLGELRNCRLPVAVQAFASQLDGFPAAWGPLSVIAPVTEASAEYQAIAYALETPGVELVLVDRSTDHVFQWSPRDEAPSPGEPASGESGADAGEQAALHGDAVGVEIGDLRPRFAELEAHLLHHGKVRHWSEWWDQYVERPLTVADHDTYRQVMVLIGSLFRRLRPAGSVRTDRDEDRERYMWTRIRQHLAASGAAPEDCLYVCGAFHAASRVEQFGLDSTAPNFDISPRTATRWRYGLIPSSHSAIEAQFGLAPGSVSIAAATWTKAVSGSGLTPYRLDGQRGGTPRGRRGRVEPETVPAEAVSDRLVGFLAAPPALDGLDEAELRRWCVDIVRLARRNGYLASTADAIAVFETSILLAGLRNRARPTPYDFADAAVTCIEKDVAPGRRDVRRLCEILLGGDRIGQVGYDALPPLARDVLDRLQPLGLDLEKRTVQRALLDLHGKPELAGCADLLWMLRHVLPPGAVRPIMGERRLGHRSIQESWDLALGRHQRALIELGYEGVTVEQVLEQRLRRAAHGPGATAAGALAAVEDAIRLLDSPRLVDELGARAVELLAAERTVDDAPRVLRRIRRLLAHHQATAPTLPAWCAAFVTTGYAHYCTLLPTAFVEEETGVRQVGAMLGFLFSLESLALSLGCDRSQLELAVGQSHPQAPAKVALLWAARHQLGLLPLTGLRAQCRELLANPLVVPAFPQYLSGFVHALEPVPGLAPFVVETMSTAFARLPDPVLLPWLPNLVTTLRQHGAEAVPLLVREAGRTFPGTLSALDSWVPPWQGTASTATPRRVGGAAGQQVHALLAGHPEPVDAVAELLGVGDGWRGPRGGAAALVEAHPSTAEAVAVLLSGR comes from the coding sequence ATGAGCGCCCCCGCGACCGTCGGCACGTTCAGCGCCCTGCGTGAACAGCTCACCGACGCGGCCACCGCGTTCGCGGACGGTCCCGACGCGCTGGCCGGCATCCTCGCCGGGATGGTCGACGACGTGGACCGGGCACTGGGCGAACGGCTGGAGATCTTCCCGGTCTGCCACCATTCGCCGGCCTCGGCGCTGGCCATGGTGCGCCGGCTGCGGCGCAAGCAACCCCGGGTGATCTATCTGGAGCTATGTGAGGACCTCCAACCGCTGCTGGGGGAACTGCGCAACTGCCGGCTCCCGGTGGCGGTGCAGGCGTTCGCCTCGCAACTCGACGGCTTCCCGGCCGCATGGGGTCCGCTCAGCGTGATCGCGCCGGTCACCGAGGCGTCCGCCGAATACCAGGCGATCGCGTACGCGCTTGAGACGCCCGGGGTGGAGCTGGTGCTGGTGGACCGCTCCACCGATCACGTCTTCCAGTGGTCACCGCGCGACGAGGCGCCGTCCCCGGGCGAGCCGGCTTCCGGGGAGAGCGGCGCCGACGCGGGCGAGCAGGCGGCGCTGCACGGCGACGCGGTGGGCGTGGAGATCGGCGACCTGCGTCCCCGGTTCGCCGAACTGGAGGCGCATCTGCTGCACCACGGCAAGGTGCGGCACTGGTCGGAGTGGTGGGACCAGTACGTCGAACGGCCACTCACGGTCGCCGACCACGACACCTACCGTCAGGTGATGGTGCTGATCGGCAGCCTGTTCCGACGGTTGCGTCCCGCCGGGTCGGTCCGCACCGACCGCGACGAGGATCGGGAACGCTACATGTGGACCCGGATCCGGCAGCACCTGGCCGCCTCCGGCGCCGCGCCCGAGGACTGTCTCTATGTCTGCGGCGCCTTCCACGCCGCCAGCCGGGTCGAGCAGTTCGGCCTGGACTCCACCGCCCCGAACTTCGACATCTCCCCGCGCACCGCGACCCGCTGGCGGTACGGTCTGATCCCGTCGAGCCACTCGGCGATCGAGGCCCAGTTCGGTCTCGCGCCCGGATCGGTGTCGATCGCCGCCGCGACCTGGACGAAGGCGGTGAGCGGGTCGGGTCTGACGCCGTACCGGCTGGACGGTCAGCGTGGCGGCACGCCCCGGGGCCGGCGCGGACGCGTCGAGCCGGAAACCGTGCCGGCCGAGGCGGTCAGCGATCGGCTCGTCGGGTTCCTCGCCGCGCCACCCGCTCTGGACGGGCTCGACGAGGCGGAACTGCGCCGGTGGTGTGTGGACATCGTCCGGTTGGCGCGACGCAACGGCTACCTGGCCAGCACCGCCGACGCGATCGCGGTGTTCGAGACGTCGATCCTGCTGGCCGGGCTGCGCAACCGGGCTCGACCCACCCCGTACGACTTCGCCGACGCGGCGGTGACCTGCATCGAGAAGGACGTGGCGCCGGGTCGGCGTGACGTGCGTCGGCTCTGCGAGATCCTGCTCGGCGGGGACCGGATCGGGCAGGTCGGCTACGACGCCCTGCCGCCGTTGGCCCGCGACGTGCTGGACCGGCTCCAGCCGCTCGGTCTGGACCTGGAGAAACGGACCGTGCAGCGGGCCCTGCTGGACCTGCACGGCAAGCCGGAGTTGGCCGGCTGCGCTGACCTGCTCTGGATGCTGCGGCACGTGCTGCCGCCGGGCGCGGTCCGGCCGATCATGGGTGAGCGTCGGCTCGGCCACCGGTCGATCCAGGAGAGCTGGGACCTGGCGTTGGGTCGCCACCAGCGCGCGCTGATCGAACTCGGGTACGAGGGCGTGACCGTCGAACAGGTGCTGGAACAGCGCCTGCGTCGGGCGGCACACGGCCCGGGCGCCACCGCCGCAGGCGCTCTCGCCGCCGTCGAGGACGCCATCCGGCTGTTGGACAGTCCCCGACTGGTCGACGAACTCGGTGCCCGGGCGGTGGAGTTGCTCGCCGCCGAACGCACCGTCGACGACGCCCCGCGCGTGCTGCGCCGGATCCGTCGGCTGCTCGCCCATCACCAGGCCACCGCGCCGACGTTGCCGGCCTGGTGCGCGGCGTTCGTGACGACCGGGTACGCCCACTACTGCACGTTGCTGCCGACCGCGTTCGTCGAGGAGGAGACCGGCGTACGGCAGGTCGGTGCGATGCTCGGTTTCCTGTTCAGTCTGGAGAGTCTGGCGCTCTCCCTGGGCTGCGACCGGTCCCAGCTGGAACTCGCGGTGGGTCAGTCCCACCCGCAGGCGCCGGCCAAGGTGGCCCTGCTCTGGGCGGCCCGTCACCAGCTCGGTCTGCTGCCCCTGACCGGGTTGCGGGCCCAGTGCCGGGAACTGCTGGCCAACCCGCTGGTGGTGCCGGCCTTCCCGCAGTACCTGTCCGGGTTCGTGCACGCGCTGGAACCGGTGCCGGGGCTCGCGCCGTTCGTGGTGGAGACGATGTCCACCGCGTTCGCCCGGCTGCCCGACCCGGTCCTGCTGCCCTGGCTGCCCAACCTCGTCACCACCCTGCGTCAGCATGGTGCGGAGGCGGTGCCGCTGCTGGTCCGGGAGGCGGGGCGTACCTTCCCGGGCACGCTGTCCGCGCTGGACTCCTGGGTGCCGCCCTGGCAGGGCACCGCTTCCACCGCCACGCCGCGTCGCGTCGGCGGGGCGGCCGGGCAGCAGGTGCACGCTCTGCTGGCCGGGCATCCGGAGCCGGTGGACGCGGTCGCCGAGTTGCTCGGTGTCGGGGACGGCTGGCGGGGTCCGCGCGGCGGCGCGGCGGCCCTGGTGGAGGCCCACCCGAGCACCGCCGAGGCGGTCGCGGTGCTGCTGTCCGGCAGGTGA
- a CDS encoding SHOCT-like domain-containing protein, with protein sequence MNEQRRQILQMLADGKITADEAEQLIGALEREQPESPTATPPRPKARPKYLRVMVTSQDDDGPGRVNIRVPLQLLRAGVRLTSLVPPQALSKVNVELAKSGVPIDLTQLKPQHIEDLVEQLDDVTVDVDQSDAKVQVFCE encoded by the coding sequence ATGAACGAGCAGCGCCGCCAGATCCTGCAGATGCTGGCCGACGGGAAGATCACCGCCGACGAGGCGGAACAGCTCATCGGCGCCCTGGAGCGCGAGCAGCCGGAATCGCCGACGGCAACCCCGCCCCGGCCGAAGGCCCGACCGAAGTACCTGCGCGTGATGGTGACCTCGCAGGACGACGACGGGCCGGGCCGGGTCAACATCCGGGTCCCGCTGCAACTCCTGCGCGCCGGGGTACGCCTCACCAGCCTGGTCCCGCCCCAGGCGCTCAGCAAGGTCAACGTCGAGCTGGCCAAGTCCGGCGTACCGATCGACCTGACCCAACTCAAGCCGCAGCACATCGAGGACCTCGTCGAGCAGCTCGACGACGTCACCGTCGACGTCGACCAGTCCGACGCCAAGGTGCAGGTCTTCTGCGAGTGA
- a CDS encoding DUF2089 domain-containing protein, translating to MGGRQVDWQELTDLTRGQPFVVERVRLTGTGIAVEGQFEPPQLAQLGADDQVFVAAFVRSHGSIKEMERIFGVSYPTIKSRLNRIATQLDFVDTDPAPTGADVVDRLRRGEIDVAQALAELERSR from the coding sequence GTGGGAGGTAGGCAGGTGGACTGGCAGGAGCTGACGGATCTGACCCGCGGACAGCCGTTCGTGGTCGAACGGGTCCGCCTCACCGGCACCGGCATCGCGGTCGAGGGGCAGTTCGAGCCGCCGCAACTGGCCCAACTCGGCGCCGACGACCAGGTGTTCGTGGCCGCGTTCGTCCGGTCGCACGGCTCGATCAAGGAGATGGAACGGATCTTCGGGGTGAGCTACCCGACGATCAAGTCCCGCCTGAACCGGATCGCCACGCAGCTCGACTTCGTCGACACCGACCCGGCCCCCACCGGCGCCGACGTCGTCGACCGGCTGCGGCGAGGAGAGATCGACGTCGCACAGGCGCTTGCCGAGTTGGAGAGGTCACGATGA
- a CDS encoding SCO5389 family protein: MSLTVPPDLMRAAESGPVGDEEFVACVRESLPYAWQTVSRVAADLATSGEEFADNVLPPPSEAERGQLLRALASDAIRSSLERHFGVKLAFQNCHRVAAFRPSAVDSDTYRRFVSTRGQLLNQSPELRDC, encoded by the coding sequence ATGTCTCTCACCGTACCGCCCGACCTGATGCGGGCCGCCGAGTCCGGTCCGGTCGGCGACGAGGAGTTCGTGGCCTGCGTACGGGAGTCGTTGCCGTACGCCTGGCAGACCGTCAGCCGGGTGGCGGCCGACCTGGCCACCTCCGGCGAGGAGTTCGCCGACAATGTGCTCCCGCCGCCCAGCGAGGCGGAGCGGGGGCAGTTGCTGCGGGCGCTGGCCAGCGACGCCATCCGGTCCAGCCTGGAGCGTCACTTCGGCGTCAAGCTGGCCTTCCAGAACTGCCATCGGGTCGCGGCCTTCCGGCCGTCGGCGGTCGACTCGGACACCTACCGCCGGTTCGTCTCCACCCGGGGCCAGTTGCTCAACCAGTCGCCCGAGCTGCGTGACTGCTGA
- a CDS encoding AbfB domain-containing protein, giving the protein MSEKGTQQPRLRIGGWISPTDADAVPTAVTRPGSGGQHARAADLPGRSTPAPVLLRMVLSAPAQRIRTSAGTGPAPERPGDEPATGSLPRSDAPHRPGGAADARRKLLLCGLAVVAVSTIVGATALYDGHTPDPVRGEFTAAVPRPDGPPLGSGDPEVIAPPGATGAPTLPPGVTPTAGGGASLSRRATPGATSAHPVPAVPPTAAGDSARPPSTPTAPAGTPLSPGARVGLEVAALPGRRVRHAGFQARVDAVDPGSSAGTRADAAFVVRTGLAGACHSFESVNFPGHYLRHHEFRVFLHRADGSDLFRADATFCQVAGISGTHTSLRSYNYPNRYLRHDGHRQMHVSPLGDGASSSSATFVVRPAL; this is encoded by the coding sequence ATGTCCGAAAAGGGCACTCAGCAGCCACGCCTGCGCATCGGCGGCTGGATCTCCCCGACCGACGCCGACGCCGTTCCGACAGCGGTCACCCGACCGGGCAGCGGCGGGCAGCACGCCCGAGCCGCCGATCTTCCGGGACGGAGCACTCCGGCTCCGGTCCTGCTCCGCATGGTCCTGTCCGCACCCGCCCAACGGATCCGTACCTCCGCCGGCACCGGACCCGCCCCGGAGCGTCCCGGCGACGAACCCGCCACCGGCTCGCTGCCGCGCTCCGACGCGCCGCACCGCCCGGGTGGTGCGGCCGATGCCCGACGCAAGCTGCTGCTCTGCGGGCTCGCGGTGGTCGCCGTCAGCACCATCGTCGGTGCGACGGCACTGTACGACGGGCACACGCCGGACCCGGTACGCGGCGAGTTCACCGCAGCGGTGCCGCGCCCGGACGGACCACCGTTGGGCTCGGGCGATCCCGAGGTCATCGCGCCCCCGGGTGCCACCGGAGCCCCCACCCTCCCGCCGGGAGTCACCCCGACCGCCGGCGGCGGCGCCAGCCTGTCCCGCCGGGCCACCCCGGGTGCCACGTCGGCGCATCCCGTCCCCGCCGTCCCGCCAACTGCCGCCGGTGACTCCGCGCGTCCCCCCTCCACGCCCACGGCGCCGGCCGGCACCCCCCTGAGCCCGGGTGCCCGCGTCGGCCTGGAGGTCGCCGCCCTCCCCGGCCGCCGGGTACGACACGCCGGCTTCCAGGCCCGCGTCGACGCGGTCGACCCCGGCAGCAGTGCCGGCACGAGAGCCGACGCCGCATTCGTCGTACGCACCGGGCTCGCCGGTGCCTGCCACTCCTTCGAATCGGTCAACTTCCCCGGTCACTACCTGCGGCACCACGAGTTCCGGGTGTTCCTGCACCGCGCCGACGGCAGCGACCTGTTCCGCGCCGACGCGACGTTCTGCCAGGTCGCCGGCATCAGCGGTACGCACACGTCACTGCGGTCCTACAACTACCCGAACCGCTACCTGCGCCACGACGGGCACCGGCAGATGCACGTGTCCCCACTCGGCGACGGTGCCTCCTCGTCCTCGGCCACCTTCGTCGTCCGCCCCGCCCTGTGA